A genomic segment from Gracilinanus agilis isolate LMUSP501 chromosome 1, AgileGrace, whole genome shotgun sequence encodes:
- the LOC123256732 gene encoding vomeronasal type-1 receptor 4-like: MLPKNICVGTLFLIVTIVGTIANLFLFTFYMLNILGGHKTSSITLIFAQLSLVNSTMLLSKGIPQILQELTSNYSLDDVWCKVVFYLRKESQGLSVSFTCLLCIFQAIIISPPNSRWTEFKVKATQQITSSCFFSWILNLLIEIPVPVSARGLRNSSNIKNAFDNGFCTSEHIMDVYLIITTFRNVLCLGVMVLTSVYMVLLLYKHHQHVQNFQTTKLSPKRHPEIRATQTILSLMSVFVSFYALESFFTLFLSYSNQKSPWVLSITIFLSLCYPTISPFLLSPRVPRPTCIVWKNIPIQTSF; the protein is encoded by the coding sequence ATGCTTCCAAAAAACATCTGCGTTGGGACTCTGTTTCTTATTGTGACCATAGTAGGAACTATAGCAAATCTCTTTCTCTTCACCTTTTATATGTTAAACATTCTTGGTGGCCATAAGACAAGTTCAATAACCCTTATTTTTGCCCAGCTGAGCTTGGTGAACTCCACTATGCTTCTTAGCAAGGGAATCCCACAAATACTGCAGGAGTTGACTTCGAACTATTCCCTGGATGATGTTTGGTGCAAAGTTGTATTTTACCTTCGCAAAGAGAGCCAGGGGCTTTCAGTTTCCTTCACTTGTCTTCTATGTATATTCCAGGCTATTATCATCAGCCCCCCTAATTCCAGGTGGACAGAGTTCAAAGTTAAAGCCACACAACAGATCACCTCCTCCTGTTTCTTTTCTTGGATCCTCAATTTACTGATTGAAATTCCTGTACCAGTAAGTGCAAGAGGCCTAAGAAACAGCAGCAACATTAAAAATGCATTTGATAATGGGTTTTGTACTTCAGAACATATCATGGatgtttatttaataataacCACATTCAGAAATGTGCTTTGTTTGGGAGTCATGGTCTTGACCAGTGTCTATATGGTTCTTCTCCTATACAAACACCACCAGCATGTCCAAAATTTTCAGACCACTAAACTCTCACCCAAAAGGCACCCTGAGATCAGAGCTACCCAAACCATCCTTTCCCTAATGAGTGTATTTGTCAGCTTTTATGCACTTGAatctttttttactctttttctcaGTTATTCAAATCAAAAGTCTCCATGGGTATTGTCTATCACTATCTTTCTGTCATTATGTTACCCAACCATCAGTCCCTTTTTGTTGAGCCCCAGAGTTCCCAGGCCTACCTGTATTGTTTGGAAAAACATACCCATTCAAACATCATTCTAA